The following nucleotide sequence is from Atribacterota bacterium.
AATGTTGGTAAACCTCTTCAAAAAATTGCGGCGAAAAAAGTGGCTCCGCCACTCCCCGGGGAAATGGATCCGTCGAATCCATAATGATGACATCAAATTGAGAAGCAGTGGTAATGTAACGGGTAGCATCGTCCACAATCACTTTGAGGCGGGGGTCATTCCAGGGGGCCAGGTTAGGAAAAAACTTCCGGCACACTTCGATTACTTCTTCATCAATATCCACCATGACCACCTCCTCCACCGGGTGTTTTAAAACCTCCCGGGCTGCACCACCATCCCCACCGCCAATGATAAAAACTCGTTTGGGCTCTGGGTGAGTCACCATGGCTGGATGAACAAGCATCTCGTGGTACATAAACTCGTCTTTCTCCGAAAGTTGCACAATACCATCGAGAAGCAAGACTTTTCCATAAAGATAGGTGTCCACCACGGCGATCTCCTGAAACCTGCTTTTCCCCACAAAAATGGTTTCCCTAACCCGTAACCCAACCTCAAAATCTTTAAGGTAATTCTGGACGTACCAGAGTTCCATTGCGCCTCTGTAACCCCCTCTCCAATTCCACCAGCTTTACCTTTTCAGCCTGAAAACAATCCTGAATTAAAGCGATACTCTCCTTGGGGTCAAAATGTGAACCCACAAAAACATCCAGAGCTGCGTACCCGTACTCCGGCCAGGTATGAATCGCCACATGTGATTCCGGCATAATCAAAAGTCCACTCAGACCATACGGCTCAAATTGATGCACCTGAAGCGCCAGAATTTCCAAGCCATAGAGATGAGCGAGTTTGGCGAAAAACTGTTCAACCAGTCCTTTATCGTTGAGGAGAGGTGAACCGATAACCTCAATCAAAAGATGCCGACCAGTCAGCCCTCCTTCCAATCTCCTCACTCCCTTCACCTCAAAATGGAAAATCGAATTCGGTAATACTTTAATCTCTTTTTCGCCATCCTGCAAGAAGCATATTTCGACCGGATAGTCTCCCTTCTCGGCGAAAGGAGTGAAACATTTCCCCGTGACACCGGGTACACAAGCCACTCTGTTCGATGTTCTTTTTCATCACTCCACATGCTTCCAGTTCGTCCTGCACTATTCCCGAAAGGTCTATGAAAAAGCGCCCCTCCTTTTCTTGTATCCGTTTCGCCCCTCGCCCGACAAAAAGCTGAGCCACGTCTTCCTTTACCTCGAAACAGCATCCTCCAATCCCTGGACCGACACCCACCAACAAATCAGACACCCGGCTTCCAAAAACCGTATGCATGGCTTGGAGCACTTCAAGGTGAATCGCGCCCATCACACCTTTCCAACCAGCGTGAACCACAGCCAATGCTTCCTTCACTGGGTCAACCAAAAGAATGGGGAAACAATCAGCGACCAACACTCCTAAATACATACCCTTTCGCGCCGTTAAAAGTGCATCAGCCACTGGTTTTTCCTGGAGAGGTTCATCCACCACCACCCAATGTGTTCCGTGCATCTGGGAAGCCGTGCAGAGGGTATCAATAGATAAAATCACCTTCAATCGTTCCCGTTCTTCATCATCCCCAGGGTTTAAAAACGGCTGTTTGAACGTAAAAACATGGAAAAGGGATGGCAAAGTAATATGTTCAAACTGAAGAAACGGAACCCCTTGAATGACGATGCTCTTCATCTTTCCTGAAGCGCCTGGCGATATTCCCGTAAAAGTTTTGCAAATCCTTCCTTCCAGCTTTTTTCCGATTCATGCTTGAGGATAAAATCAAGAAGCGCTGAACCGACAATCACTCCATCACTCACGCTCGCCACTTCTTTCGCCCGGGAAGGAGAATGAATCCCAAAGCCTACCAGAACCGGACTCACTGCGCACGAACGAAGCATCGAAACCACCTTCTCTAAAACTCCAAGGTCAATATCCACCGCACCAGTGGTTCCCTTGCCAGAAACAAGGTAAACGAATCCCTCACTTTCCTGCCCAACCCGGACAATTCGCTCTGGTGAAGA
It contains:
- the speE gene encoding polyamine aminopropyltransferase gives rise to the protein MELWYVQNYLKDFEVGLRVRETIFVGKSRFQEIAVVDTYLYGKVLLLDGIVQLSEKDEFMYHEMLVHPAMVTHPEPKRVFIIGGGDGGAAREVLKHPVEEVVMVDIDEEVIEVCRKFFPNLAPWNDPRLKVIVDDATRYITTASQFDVIIMDSTDPFPRGVAEPLFSPQFFEEVYQHLTASGVFVSQMEPPFFEEERVEKLWRYLRCFPILRLYWGMVPTYPGGVWSYIFASKKEDPVGVERNLPFPTRYYSSKIHQAAFVLPVFLEELFKR
- the speD gene encoding adenosylmethionine decarboxylase; its protein translation is MRRLEGGLTGRHLLIEVIGSPLLNDKGLVEQFFAKLAHLYGLEILALQVHQFEPYGLSGLLIMPESHVAIHTWPEYGYAALDVFVGSHFDPKESIALIQDCFQAEKVKLVELERGLQRRNGTLVRPELP
- the pgeF gene encoding peptidoglycan editing factor PgeF; amino-acid sequence: MKSIVIQGVPFLQFEHITLPSLFHVFTFKQPFLNPGDDEERERLKVILSIDTLCTASQMHGTHWVVVDEPLQEKPVADALLTARKGMYLGVLVADCFPILLVDPVKEALAVVHAGWKGVMGAIHLEVLQAMHTVFGSRVSDLLVGVGPGIGGCCFEVKEDVAQLFVGRGAKRIQEKEGRFFIDLSGIVQDELEACGVMKKNIEQSGLCTRCHGEMFHSFRREGRLSGRNMLLAGWRKRD